A single genomic interval of Deltaproteobacteria bacterium harbors:
- the fmt gene encoding methionyl-tRNA formyltransferase produces MNIVFFGTSEWAVPFLYTLNNSQHKIVCIITTPDKKSGRGKIISPSPVKETAQGLNIPVIQPEDLKVPSFLEEIKKYNAQIGIVVSYGKFIPEQLNKIFSYRIINIHPSLLPLYRGPAPMNWAIINGDKLTGVTIMEVSNKMDAGDILMQWVVKIDEKDSYISLSEKLSNTGRKMLLCCLENIEYGRISRKKQREKLFTYAPPLKKEDGSLNFKESASTIARKIQGMNPRPGTFTFLNGKRLKILKSSPVSLKEKDYNYGKIIKIDKDAFYICCKDGALKVEQVQMEGKKVMDSPSFLRGFPLKQGEIVGK; encoded by the coding sequence ATGAATATCGTATTTTTTGGCACATCTGAATGGGCAGTTCCCTTTCTTTACACATTAAACAATTCGCAACACAAAATAGTTTGTATAATAACTACACCTGATAAAAAAAGTGGAAGAGGGAAAATAATTTCACCTTCTCCTGTGAAAGAAACAGCACAAGGGTTAAATATTCCTGTAATTCAACCTGAAGATCTTAAAGTACCTTCGTTTTTGGAAGAGATAAAAAAATATAATGCGCAAATAGGTATTGTAGTATCCTATGGAAAGTTTATCCCCGAGCAACTGAATAAGATTTTCTCTTATAGGATAATAAATATCCATCCTTCTCTGCTTCCTCTGTATAGAGGCCCGGCTCCCATGAATTGGGCAATCATCAATGGAGACAAGCTAACAGGAGTGACAATTATGGAGGTCAGCAACAAAATGGATGCTGGGGATATTCTAATGCAATGGGTAGTAAAAATAGATGAAAAAGACAGCTACATCTCACTATCTGAAAAACTTTCAAACACAGGAAGAAAAATGCTTTTATGCTGTTTAGAAAACATAGAATATGGAAGAATCAGCAGAAAAAAACAACGCGAAAAACTGTTCACCTATGCTCCTCCTTTAAAAAAAGAAGACGGAAGCTTAAACTTTAAAGAATCTGCCTCTACGATTGCAAGGAAGATACAGGGCATGAACCCCAGACCAGGTACATTCACATTTTTAAATGGAAAACGCCTTAAAATTCTAAAGTCCTCGCCTGTTTCATTAAAGGAAAAAGATTATAATTATGGGAAAATAATAAAGATAGACAAAGATGCCTTTTATATCTGTTGTAAAGATGGTGCTTTAAAAGTAGAACAAGTTCAAATGGAAGGCAAAAAGGTTATGGACTCCCCTTCCTTCCTGCGTGGATTTCCTTTAAAACAAGGGGAAATAGTAGGAAAATAA
- a CDS encoding leucine--tRNA ligase encodes MEEKYNPHPIELKWQKKWEENRIFKTRTEKDKPKFYELEMYPYPSGKIHMGHVRNYSIGDVIARYRRMNGYNVMHPIGFDAFGMPAENAAIEHNLRPETWTKENIATMTKQLKRMGFSYDWDGVVTTCDSEYYRWEQKLFIEMLRKDMVYKKKAEVNYCPHCQTVLANEQVMDGKCWRCGGGVTKKEIGEWFFRITDYAEQLLRDMEQIRKGWPEKVLIQQKNWIGKSIGARVKFKVSEKDEVLEVFTTRPDTLFGATFMCIAPDHPLLKKLVKGSSYEEKVQKFIEKFLKTKDIKEKEKEGIFTGIYAENPVNGEKIPLYAANFVLLEYGTGIIMSVPAHDQRDFEFAKKYNLPLKVVTYKEDAIPKDGKLTEAYEGEGTMVNSGQFDKLPSEQGKWEVTKWLQQKGLAEKTINYALRDWNVSRQRYWGAPIPVVYCKKCGIVPVNEEDLPIELPENTPLTGEGDSPLKRVKSFVKTTCPQCGGEAERETDTFDTFVESSWYFLRYVSPHEKDKAFDERKAQYWMPVDQYVGGIEHAVMHLLYARYFTKVFRDLKYIDIDEPFKRLLTQGMVIKDGAKMSKSKGNVVDPDYIIENYGADTSRLFILFAAPPEKDLDWSDEGVEGSYRFLNRVWRIVYRYKDVCKSSEKVVELKEEKNKRLHYLTHFTIKWVTEDIEKRYHFNTAIAHLMEFTNAIYDYMYEEKEEDKITIREAIRTLIMLLSVFAPHIAEEMWEGIGEKPFVSDQCWPKYDEKALIKKTIKMAITVNGRLRDEIEVEKDAAEEKIRELALNSKRIQKYIQGKEVKKIIVVKQKLVNMVVK; translated from the coding sequence ATGGAAGAGAAATATAATCCGCACCCGATAGAATTGAAGTGGCAAAAAAAATGGGAAGAAAATAGAATTTTTAAGACCAGGACGGAGAAAGATAAACCAAAATTTTATGAATTAGAAATGTATCCTTATCCTTCCGGAAAAATACATATGGGGCATGTAAGAAATTATTCTATAGGCGATGTTATTGCACGTTACAGGCGGATGAACGGTTACAATGTAATGCATCCTATTGGATTTGATGCATTTGGTATGCCGGCAGAAAATGCCGCCATTGAACATAATCTCCGCCCAGAAACCTGGACAAAAGAAAATATTGCCACTATGACAAAACAGCTGAAGAGAATGGGATTTTCCTATGATTGGGATGGTGTTGTAACAACATGCGATTCGGAATACTACAGATGGGAACAGAAGTTGTTTATTGAGATGTTGAGAAAGGATATGGTTTATAAGAAGAAAGCAGAGGTAAACTATTGTCCTCATTGTCAAACGGTTTTAGCTAATGAACAGGTAATGGATGGAAAATGCTGGCGGTGTGGAGGAGGGGTAACAAAAAAAGAGATAGGTGAATGGTTTTTTAGGATTACTGATTATGCGGAACAACTTCTGAGAGATATGGAACAAATAAGAAAAGGATGGCCAGAAAAAGTGCTCATCCAGCAGAAAAACTGGATTGGAAAGAGCATTGGAGCAAGGGTGAAGTTTAAAGTTTCAGAAAAAGATGAGGTTTTAGAAGTATTTACCACAAGACCGGACACATTGTTCGGGGCAACATTTATGTGTATTGCTCCTGACCATCCTTTACTAAAAAAACTTGTAAAGGGAAGTTCTTATGAGGAAAAGGTCCAAAAATTTATTGAGAAATTCCTAAAAACAAAGGATATAAAAGAAAAAGAAAAGGAAGGCATATTTACAGGCATATATGCAGAGAATCCTGTCAATGGAGAAAAGATACCGCTCTATGCGGCGAATTTTGTCCTATTAGAATACGGAACGGGTATTATTATGTCTGTGCCTGCTCATGACCAGAGAGATTTTGAATTTGCTAAAAAATATAATCTACCTCTAAAGGTGGTAACATATAAAGAAGATGCTATACCGAAAGATGGCAAATTGACTGAAGCCTACGAAGGTGAGGGCACGATGGTCAACTCCGGTCAGTTTGATAAGTTGCCTTCTGAACAGGGAAAGTGGGAAGTAACGAAGTGGTTGCAGCAAAAAGGACTGGCAGAAAAAACAATCAACTATGCATTGAGGGATTGGAATGTATCCCGTCAGAGATACTGGGGTGCGCCCATTCCTGTGGTTTATTGCAAAAAATGTGGAATTGTTCCTGTGAATGAGGAAGATTTGCCCATTGAATTGCCAGAAAATACACCATTGACGGGAGAAGGTGATTCTCCTTTAAAAAGGGTAAAGAGTTTTGTGAAAACGACCTGTCCCCAATGTGGAGGAGAAGCGGAAAGGGAAACAGATACATTTGATACATTTGTGGAATCATCATGGTATTTTTTGAGATATGTTTCGCCCCACGAAAAAGACAAAGCGTTTGATGAAAGAAAAGCCCAATATTGGATGCCTGTTGACCAGTATGTGGGGGGTATAGAACATGCTGTCATGCACCTCTTATATGCACGTTATTTCACAAAGGTATTTCGAGATTTGAAGTACATAGATATAGATGAACCGTTCAAAAGACTGTTGACTCAAGGTATGGTTATAAAAGATGGAGCAAAGATGTCTAAATCCAAGGGGAATGTCGTAGACCCTGACTATATCATTGAAAACTACGGTGCAGATACGTCACGGCTATTTATCTTATTTGCCGCTCCGCCAGAGAAGGATTTAGATTGGAGTGATGAAGGGGTAGAAGGGTCATATAGATTCTTGAATCGGGTGTGGAGAATCGTTTACAGGTATAAAGATGTTTGTAAATCAAGTGAAAAAGTTGTGGAATTGAAAGAAGAAAAAAACAAGAGATTACATTATCTTACCCATTTTACAATAAAGTGGGTCACAGAGGATATAGAGAAGAGATACCATTTTAATACTGCTATTGCTCATTTAATGGAGTTTACAAATGCAATATATGATTACATGTATGAGGAAAAAGAAGAAGATAAGATTACTATAAGAGAGGCAATAAGAACACTTATCATGCTGTTGTCCGTCTTTGCTCCTCATATTGCAGAGGAGATGTGGGAAGGAATAGGGGAAAAACCATTTGTATCGGATCAGTGTTGGCCTAAATACGATGAAAAGGCATTAATCAAGAAGACGATAAAGATGGCTATAACGGTGAACGGAAGACTAAGAGATGAAATAGAGGTAGAAAAAGACGCAGCAGAAGAAAAGATAAGAGAACTTGCCTTAAATTCAAAACGCATACAGAAGTATATTCAAGGTAAAGAAGTTAAGAAAATTATTGTTGTAAAACAAAAATTGGTAAATATGGTGGTGAAATAA
- the otsB gene encoding trehalose-phosphatase, with product MKKYLFDRLREISNKIRNTDYILLCLDYDGTLVPICKNPSLAKLSSETKELLTDLSQNPCISMDIISGRSLNEIKKLIGVENILYAGNHGFEISYKENCWVHPEAERTKPILKNVVKELKAQLNTIDGVLIEDKGLTLSIHYRNVVGKSAKDIKKIIQDIVNLYRETLRITSGKKVYEVRPKINWDKGKAIIKMQQMLNLKEEILKVYIGDDKTDEDAFKILREDDISIVVGYKKYSKAHYFCKSSKEVVLFLRHLKSLY from the coding sequence GTGAAAAAATATCTGTTTGATCGTCTCAGAGAAATATCAAATAAAATAAGAAACACCGATTATATTTTGTTGTGCCTGGACTATGACGGAACACTCGTGCCTATCTGTAAAAACCCATCATTAGCTAAACTTTCATCCGAAACAAAAGAGTTGTTGACTGATCTTTCTCAAAATCCATGTATCTCCATGGACATTATCAGCGGTCGTTCATTAAATGAGATTAAAAAGCTGATAGGTGTTGAAAATATACTCTATGCCGGGAATCACGGGTTTGAAATTTCTTATAAAGAAAATTGTTGGGTGCATCCAGAGGCAGAAAGAACAAAACCCATTCTAAAAAATGTTGTCAAAGAATTAAAGGCACAATTAAATACAATAGATGGTGTTTTGATTGAAGATAAAGGTTTGACTCTAAGTATCCATTACCGCAATGTTGTGGGAAAGTCGGCAAAAGACATAAAAAAAATCATTCAGGACATCGTCAATCTTTATCGGGAGACATTAAGAATAACCTCCGGGAAAAAGGTTTACGAGGTAAGGCCAAAAATCAATTGGGATAAGGGAAAGGCAATAATAAAAATGCAACAAATGCTTAATTTAAAGGAAGAAATACTAAAGGTTTACATAGGCGACGACAAAACTGACGAAGATGCATTTAAGATACTAAGAGAAGATGATATATCTATTGTAGTCGGTTATAAAAAATATTCAAAAGCCCATTATTTCTGTAAGAGTAGCAAAGAGGTTGTATTGTTTCTAAGGCACTTAAAGTCTCTATACTAA
- a CDS encoding KamA family radical SAM protein, with protein MKKIRYITDILQVTQIPIEQRRRLKKVTKKFAFRANDYYLSLIDWSNEDDPIRRIIIPHEGELIPWGKLDASEEAHYAKTLGLEHKYSDTALLLVNNICGGFCRFCFRKRLFMNEDSEVTHNISPNLQYIRNHPEISNVLLSGGDPLIMSTKKLESFIQRIRCIEHVKIIRIGTKMPAFNPYRITEDPSLTEMLNRYSLPQKRIYIMTNFNHPRELTPISIDAITRLLEAGTIVINQTPLIRGVNNDPDTLAELFRSLSFMGISSYYVFQCRPTLGNRIYAVPVAESYEIFRKARMQVSGLAGTARFIMSHSTGKIEVAGTTPEHIYMQYHRSASPGNASQFMVFKINKDAYWFDDFLKTSMNTKQTISYRWLSRMEKMNSNL; from the coding sequence GTGAAGAAGATTAGATATATTACTGATATTTTGCAGGTTACTCAAATTCCCATTGAGCAACGGCGAAGGTTAAAAAAAGTTACAAAAAAATTTGCATTTAGAGCTAATGATTATTACTTATCCTTAATTGATTGGTCAAATGAAGATGACCCTATCAGACGGATAATTATTCCCCATGAAGGAGAATTAATACCGTGGGGTAAACTTGATGCCTCCGAAGAGGCACATTATGCAAAAACATTGGGTTTAGAACACAAATACTCAGATACAGCTCTTTTACTTGTCAACAATATATGCGGAGGATTCTGTCGCTTTTGCTTTCGTAAGCGCCTGTTTATGAATGAAGATAGTGAGGTAACTCACAATATTTCTCCAAATTTACAGTATATCCGCAATCATCCTGAGATTAGCAATGTTCTTTTATCGGGCGGCGATCCACTGATTATGTCTACAAAAAAACTGGAGAGTTTTATACAAAGGATACGCTGCATTGAACATGTAAAGATTATTCGTATAGGAACAAAGATGCCTGCGTTTAATCCATACAGGATCACAGAAGATCCATCTTTAACTGAGATGCTGAACCGATACAGTTTACCTCAAAAACGCATCTATATAATGACAAATTTCAATCATCCCAGAGAGTTAACTCCTATTAGCATTGATGCCATTACACGACTGTTAGAAGCAGGTACAATTGTCATCAATCAAACACCGCTTATCAGAGGAGTTAACAATGACCCTGATACTTTAGCAGAACTATTTCGTAGTCTTTCCTTTATGGGTATATCTTCATACTATGTATTTCAGTGCCGCCCTACATTAGGAAACAGAATTTATGCCGTGCCAGTAGCTGAATCTTATGAAATATTTAGAAAAGCGAGGATGCAGGTCTCTGGTCTGGCTGGAACGGCGCGCTTTATAATGTCTCATTCCACAGGAAAAATTGAAGTAGCAGGAACAACGCCAGAACACATCTATATGCAATATCATCGTTCTGCAAGTCCGGGAAATGCATCACAATTTATGGTTTTCAAAATAAATAAAGATGCTTACTGGTTTGATGATTTTCTAAAAACTTCAATGAACACAAAACAGACAATTTCTTATAGATGGCTTAGTAGAATGGAAAAAATGAACAGCAATCTATAA
- a CDS encoding glycosyltransferase, with translation MTKLDEYRKIAGDNVIDELHFLASRVSGKTIQNINSAAVGGGVAEILSRIIPLLKELGVNIGWSVIKGDEKFFVISKKIHNALHSARVEITNDELNYFLDVNQKNAEEINFYGDIIFVHDPQPAALIKKREKIGKNWIWRCHIDFSNPNKRIWSFLKSYIEKYDTVVFSAPTFGRDISTKQILISPSIDPLSEKNRDLSAKFIDSVFEGYGIDREKPIITQISRFDYLKDPIGVIRAYRLVKKHIDCQLVLAGGGATDDPEGKKVLKAVTEEAKEDKDIFVLHLSPASHLEINALQRGSTIILQKSLREGFGLTVSEALWKAKPVIASAVGGIPLQIIHRYSGILTHTIEGTAYWIKQLLNDPEYAKKLGENGREHIKDNFLITRHIRDYLLLFLSLYHKEDIVNL, from the coding sequence ATGACTAAATTAGACGAATATAGAAAAATTGCTGGAGATAATGTAATTGATGAGTTGCACTTTTTAGCAAGCAGGGTTTCTGGAAAGACGATTCAAAATATAAATTCTGCCGCTGTGGGCGGTGGAGTGGCAGAGATACTAAGCAGAATAATACCACTTTTGAAAGAATTGGGTGTGAATATAGGATGGAGCGTTATAAAGGGTGATGAAAAATTCTTTGTGATAAGTAAAAAGATACACAATGCCCTTCATTCTGCAAGGGTAGAAATTACAAATGATGAGTTGAATTACTTTTTGGATGTCAATCAAAAAAACGCAGAGGAAATAAACTTCTACGGTGACATAATATTTGTTCATGATCCTCAACCTGCTGCACTTATTAAAAAGAGAGAAAAAATAGGAAAGAATTGGATTTGGCGATGTCATATCGACTTTTCTAATCCCAATAAGCGTATTTGGTCATTTCTAAAAAGTTATATTGAAAAATATGACACCGTTGTCTTCTCCGCCCCTACATTTGGTCGAGATATCTCTACCAAACAGATTCTCATCTCTCCCTCCATAGATCCTTTGAGTGAGAAGAATAGAGATTTATCCGCAAAATTCATAGACTCTGTTTTTGAAGGATATGGTATCGATAGAGAAAAACCCATTATAACCCAAATTTCAAGGTTTGATTATTTAAAAGATCCTATAGGTGTAATAAGAGCCTATCGTCTTGTAAAAAAACACATAGATTGTCAACTCGTTTTAGCCGGAGGTGGAGCAACAGACGATCCAGAGGGTAAAAAGGTGCTTAAAGCAGTGACAGAAGAAGCAAAAGAAGACAAAGATATATTTGTACTGCATCTTTCTCCTGCTTCTCATTTAGAGATAAACGCACTGCAAAGAGGTTCAACTATTATACTCCAGAAATCCTTACGGGAGGGCTTTGGACTCACCGTTTCTGAGGCTTTATGGAAGGCAAAACCGGTAATTGCATCTGCTGTGGGAGGTATACCATTACAAATTATACACAGATATTCCGGCATCCTAACCCATACCATAGAAGGAACAGCTTACTGGATAAAACAACTCTTAAACGATCCCGAATATGCAAAAAAGTTAGGGGAAAACGGAAGAGAACATATAAAGGACAATTTTCTTATTACCAGACACATTCGTGATTATCTTTTGTTATTTTTATCATTGTATCATAAGGAAGACATAGTAAACTTGTGA
- the def gene encoding peptide deformylase — protein sequence MKVKLITYPDKILKAKSEDVKKIADNIIRLLDNMKEIMYKYKGIGLAAPQVGINIRVAIIDLQKNDPGFGLVEMINPEILENAGEFEEHEEGCLSVPDFYSPVPRGKYIKIKYIDRKGEERTIETDTFFSVVAQHEVDHLNGILFIDRISPLRKELFRNHRRKMRLKTG from the coding sequence ATGAAGGTGAAATTGATAACCTACCCCGATAAGATATTAAAAGCTAAATCAGAAGATGTAAAAAAAATAGCTGATAATATAATAAGGCTTTTAGATAATATGAAAGAAATCATGTATAAATATAAAGGTATCGGCCTCGCCGCTCCTCAGGTAGGGATAAATATAAGGGTAGCCATTATAGATTTGCAAAAGAATGACCCCGGTTTCGGCCTGGTCGAAATGATAAATCCCGAGATCTTAGAAAATGCAGGTGAGTTTGAAGAACATGAAGAGGGATGCCTGAGTGTTCCAGATTTTTACTCACCGGTACCAAGAGGAAAATATATAAAAATAAAATATATAGACAGGAAAGGAGAGGAAAGAACAATAGAGACAGATACATTTTTTTCCGTTGTAGCACAGCATGAAGTTGACCATTTAAACGGCATACTGTTTATTGACCGTATTTCACCCTTAAGAAAAGAACTCTTTCGCAATCACCGAAGAAAAATGCGCTTAAAAACTGGATGA
- a CDS encoding molybdopterin-binding protein — protein sequence MSRIEKIKIEQAIGKLLAHDVTLIDIREKFKGPLFKKGYVIQEEDIEKFKRLGKEHVYIINLSPDEIHEDDAAIELAESLMREGTYRDRQPSEGKINIYSSFKGLTRIDREKLLQFNLLKVPSCPTLPSNKVVKKGQKVASVRIVGLFTSKKIIEKAKEIVKGGIVSVRPFLKKNIGIIATGNEVFYGKIEDTFTPRLNQKIKSTYNCNIAYTAKAPDKKEVIETEIEKSIQIGCDVILITGGTSVDPDDVTYLAIKNKAKTFSRGLPIQPGNYLSIGYIGNVAILGIPAGAVYSSRSSLDFILPHIAIGEKLTEKEIYDLGYGGLLQS from the coding sequence TTGAGTCGCATTGAAAAAATCAAAATAGAGCAAGCAATTGGCAAATTATTGGCACATGATGTAACGCTTATAGACATAAGGGAAAAATTCAAGGGCCCTTTATTTAAAAAAGGATATGTAATTCAGGAAGAAGACATTGAGAAATTCAAGCGTTTAGGGAAAGAACATGTATATATCATCAATCTTTCGCCCGACGAAATACACGAAGACGATGCGGCAATTGAATTAGCCGAAAGTTTAATGAGAGAAGGAACATATAGAGACAGGCAGCCTTCAGAAGGAAAGATAAACATATACTCTTCTTTCAAAGGATTGACAAGGATAGACAGAGAAAAACTCCTTCAATTCAATCTCTTAAAAGTTCCCAGTTGCCCTACTCTACCTTCAAATAAGGTAGTAAAAAAAGGGCAAAAGGTTGCCTCCGTCCGCATCGTAGGGCTATTCACATCAAAGAAGATTATTGAAAAAGCGAAGGAAATAGTCAAAGGAGGCATAGTTTCTGTTAGGCCTTTTTTGAAAAAAAATATAGGTATCATCGCCACGGGCAACGAAGTTTTCTATGGAAAGATAGAAGACACATTTACACCCCGCTTGAACCAGAAAATCAAGAGCACCTATAATTGTAACATTGCCTATACTGCAAAAGCGCCGGATAAAAAAGAAGTAATAGAAACAGAGATAGAAAAATCCATCCAAATTGGATGTGATGTAATACTGATAACAGGCGGTACATCTGTAGATCCTGATGATGTAACATACCTGGCAATAAAAAATAAAGCCAAAACATTCTCCCGTGGTCTCCCCATTCAACCCGGCAATTATTTGAGTATCGGCTATATCGGAAATGTGGCAATTCTTGGTATACCTGCCGGTGCCGTATACAGCAGCAGGTCATCATTAGATTTTATACTACCCCACATTGCAATAGGGGAAAAACTTACAGAAAAAGAGATTTACGACCTGGGCTATGGAGGATTACTCCAATCTTGA